One Borreliella chilensis DNA window includes the following coding sequences:
- a CDS encoding XylR family transcriptional regulator, translating into MQGENMVSIRGGNRRKILLSLKNMQYSRTDLARKLTLTNAAVTILTNQMIKENLLIEVGSRVPDIKKHGRKEILLDINKDYAYSMGVIISSNYFQIGIANLKCEVLISETHSFEPPVSAYDILEKIKDHMIEIIWKHNFSRDRFIGVGFSITGLIKDKESGVVNDSYGVWIEKDVPVKRILEEYFSLTVYLESYVKNLSLAEFMGKNIDNIMFFDYTDTAELSIWSGGNVYPGFNNKSGMVSHMIIDYEGEKNCPTCGNKGCVNMLISNFALQRLISKEFMNGEIPELYEKYEGRLKKVTIYDVFSLYEKYDFINKIMEDTVKYLAIIIINIQRMLDFNYLVLYGQSFKLKAFFDLLKEEIKKRNKENIVLKLSSLDTEVSVVGPASSVIFNKFYLTGGDID; encoded by the coding sequence GTGCAAGGTGAAAATATGGTTTCAATTAGAGGTGGAAATAGAAGAAAAATTCTTCTTAGCTTGAAAAATATGCAATATTCAAGAACAGACTTAGCGCGTAAGTTAACCTTAACAAATGCTGCGGTTACTATCTTAACTAATCAAATGATAAAGGAAAATCTTTTGATAGAGGTTGGTTCTAGAGTGCCTGATATAAAAAAACATGGACGAAAAGAAATACTTCTTGATATTAATAAAGATTATGCATATTCGATGGGAGTTATTATTTCTAGCAATTATTTTCAAATAGGTATTGCTAATCTTAAGTGTGAGGTTTTAATAAGTGAGACTCATTCTTTTGAACCCCCAGTTAGTGCTTATGATATTTTAGAAAAAATAAAAGATCATATGATAGAAATTATTTGGAAACATAATTTCTCAAGAGATAGGTTTATTGGTGTAGGTTTTAGTATTACAGGGTTAATAAAGGATAAAGAGTCAGGGGTTGTTAATGACAGTTATGGAGTATGGATTGAAAAAGATGTCCCTGTTAAGAGAATACTTGAAGAGTATTTTTCTCTTACAGTTTATCTTGAGAGTTATGTTAAAAATTTATCTCTTGCTGAATTTATGGGTAAAAATATAGATAATATTATGTTTTTTGATTACACAGATACTGCCGAGCTTTCTATTTGGTCAGGTGGCAATGTTTATCCTGGGTTTAATAATAAGTCGGGTATGGTTAGTCACATGATAATTGATTATGAAGGAGAAAAAAATTGTCCAACTTGTGGTAATAAAGGTTGTGTTAATATGTTGATATCTAATTTTGCTTTGCAGAGATTGATTTCAAAAGAGTTTATGAATGGTGAGATTCCTGAGCTTTATGAAAAGTATGAGGGTAGATTGAAAAAGGTTACAATATATGATGTTTTTTCTCTTTATGAAAAATATGACTTTATAAATAAAATTATGGAAGATACGGTTAAGTATTTGGCAATAATTATTATAAATATTCAAAGAATGCTTGACTTTAATTATTTGGTACTCTATGGTCAAAGTTTCAAATTGAAAGCTTTTTTTGATTTGTTAAAAGAAGAGATTAAAAAGCGAAATAAAGAGAATATAGTATTAAAGCTTAGTTCGTTAGATACTGAAGTTTCTGTTGTTGGACCCGCTTCTAGTGTTATTTTTAATAAATTTTATTTGACAGGAGGAGATATTGATTAA
- a CDS encoding RNA-binding protein: MKEYGSEIELIEFIVKSLVDKQDEVKLNVIEGEKSTILELRVSQSDVGKIIGRRGRIARAIRTLLGACAAKTNRRVQLEILD, encoded by the coding sequence ATGAAAGAATATGGAAGTGAAATTGAGCTTATAGAGTTTATAGTAAAGTCTCTTGTGGATAAGCAAGATGAAGTAAAGTTAAATGTAATTGAAGGGGAAAAGTCAACTATTTTAGAATTAAGAGTTTCTCAAAGTGATGTAGGCAAAATAATTGGAAGGCGAGGCCGTATTGCAAGAGCTATTAGAACTTTGCTTGGGGCTTGTGCTGCTAAAACTAATAGGCGAGTACAATTGGAAATTTTAGATTAA
- a CDS encoding mevalonate kinase — protein MSRIRKPSKILFLGEHSAVYGFPVIGATVPIYMDLVYKLSKDWKYLGKPSIRLNSLISFIVSNYNKVNPIEFTVISEIPIGVGLGSSASLSLCFAEYITNHFEYKDCNKILLANQIEDIFHGKSSGMDIGLIELGGTFYLEKKEGVLNFKKVGNSSFYFLVGAIKRDFTTKEIVVNLKKRVLANPDLFVFIKKLGSAVNNASVFFQNNDVYSLANEMNFAHYCLKCLGLSNDTLDWLIRKGLKLGALSGKLSGSGKGGAFIFLFESQQKANLVKIELNNILKNSRIDLALELKLIKA, from the coding sequence ATGTCAAGGATAAGAAAGCCCTCTAAAATATTATTTCTGGGAGAACATAGCGCTGTTTACGGATTTCCAGTCATTGGAGCTACAGTCCCGATTTATATGGACCTGGTTTACAAGTTGTCTAAAGATTGGAAATATTTAGGAAAACCCAGTATAAGATTAAATAGCTTGATAAGCTTTATTGTTTCAAATTACAATAAAGTTAATCCAATCGAGTTTACTGTAATTTCTGAAATTCCTATTGGGGTTGGTCTTGGTTCTTCAGCCAGTCTTAGTTTGTGTTTTGCAGAATATATTACAAATCATTTTGAATATAAAGATTGTAATAAAATTTTGTTGGCAAATCAAATCGAAGACATTTTTCATGGCAAATCTTCTGGGATGGATATTGGGTTAATTGAGCTTGGTGGAACTTTTTATTTGGAGAAAAAAGAAGGTGTTTTAAATTTTAAAAAAGTGGGAAATTCTAGTTTTTATTTTTTAGTAGGAGCAATAAAAAGAGATTTTACAACTAAAGAGATAGTTGTAAATTTGAAAAAACGGGTTTTAGCCAATCCCGATTTATTTGTTTTTATTAAAAAACTTGGTTCTGCTGTAAATAATGCTTCTGTTTTTTTCCAGAATAATGATGTATATTCTTTAGCTAATGAAATGAATTTTGCGCATTACTGTTTAAAATGCTTGGGGTTGTCTAACGATACTCTTGATTGGTTGATACGTAAAGGACTAAAATTGGGTGCTCTTTCTGGCAAATTAAGTGGCTCTGGTAAAGGGGGAGCATTTATTTTCCTTTTTGAAAGTCAGCAAAAGGCTAATTTAGTTAAAATAGAATTAAATAATATACTTAAGAATTCTAGAATAGATTTGGCTTTGGAGTTAAAATTAATTAAAGCTTAG
- a CDS encoding neutrophil activating protein, with protein MEKYLNYIKKDDLEKIHFKLQELLASLHIFYSNLRGIHWNIKDINFFVIHEKTQNLYEYIEKIIDIVAERSRMLGYDSEFRYSEFMKKSFIKELDVESTSNFLLSMKSIVCSLTGILKNIFEMRKLIDIACDYGTANIMDDIMSDLEKHLWMHKALLENCDCPCHDGHKCCEDDIK; from the coding sequence ATGGAAAAATATTTGAATTATATAAAAAAGGATGATTTAGAAAAAATACACTTTAAGTTGCAAGAGCTTCTAGCAAGTTTGCATATTTTTTATTCTAATTTAAGAGGTATCCATTGGAATATAAAAGATATCAATTTTTTTGTTATTCATGAAAAAACCCAAAACCTTTATGAATATATTGAAAAGATTATTGATATTGTTGCAGAGCGTTCAAGAATGCTTGGATATGATTCTGAATTTAGATATTCTGAGTTTATGAAAAAATCCTTTATTAAGGAGCTTGATGTTGAATCAACTTCTAATTTTTTACTTTCAATGAAAAGTATTGTTTGCAGTCTTACTGGAATTTTGAAAAATATTTTTGAAATGAGAAAATTAATTGATATTGCTTGTGATTATGGTACTGCTAATATTATGGACGACATTATGAGTGATCTTGAAAAGCATTTGTGGATGCATAAAGCATTGCTTGAAAATTGTGACTGTCCTTGTCATGATGGGCACAAATGTTGTGAGGATGATATAAAATAA
- a CDS encoding tRNA (guanine-N1)-methyltransferase produces MKFTVMSLFPAIIKPFFENSIMKKAITKGMVSFELIDIKNFSKDKHNRCDDVPYGGGAGMVLKPEPLSFALEHVEASKKTTIFLSPSGIRYTQDLAYFLSKKEEIVIICGRYEGIDQRIVDLYVDFEISIGDYILSSGEIAALVLIDSIYRLLDGVINPNSLLEESFGLRNGLLEYPHYTRPYNFMGMKVPEVLVSGHHENIKNWRLGKAREKTKKNRYDLYLKYLKIIGEDDGFDKKN; encoded by the coding sequence ATGAAATTTACAGTTATGTCTCTTTTTCCAGCAATAATTAAACCATTTTTTGAAAATTCAATAATGAAAAAAGCTATTACTAAAGGAATGGTAAGTTTTGAGCTTATTGATATTAAAAATTTTTCAAAAGACAAGCATAATAGATGTGATGATGTGCCTTATGGAGGTGGTGCTGGGATGGTTTTGAAGCCTGAGCCTTTGTCTTTTGCTCTTGAACACGTAGAAGCTTCTAAGAAAACAACAATATTTTTAAGTCCTTCTGGTATAAGATATACCCAAGATTTAGCTTATTTCTTGTCAAAAAAAGAGGAAATTGTTATAATTTGTGGAAGATATGAAGGAATTGATCAACGTATTGTAGATTTGTATGTTGATTTTGAGATTTCTATTGGGGATTATATTTTGTCCTCAGGAGAGATAGCAGCTCTAGTTTTGATAGATAGCATATATAGATTGCTCGATGGAGTGATAAATCCCAATTCTTTATTGGAAGAATCATTTGGTTTGAGAAATGGATTACTTGAATATCCTCATTATACTAGGCCTTATAATTTTATGGGTATGAAGGTTCCAGAAGTTCTTGTTTCAGGTCATCATGAAAATATAAAGAATTGGAGGCTTGGCAAGGCTAGAGAAAAAACTAAGAAAAATAGATATGATTTATACCTTAAATATTTGAAGATAATAGGAGAAGATGATGGATTTGATAAGAAAAATTGA
- a CDS encoding ribonuclease III — MKKNSSDFCFSSERKVQLIEFLENLSINFNDFDLLNTALSHSSYSNELDQKSSNNERLEFLGDSVLNLIITDHLYRTYPNKSEGELSKARSYIVSEDSLSSIAREIDLGSYILLGRGEESNDGRNKKGILADAIEAFVGAIYLDSGFSMATDFVVGLFDMYIRLMFNRGDFKDYKSLLQEYVQKKYKISPSYKLDKEIGPDHDKVFCVELYVGEKFISNGKGKSKKEAEMRAAEVALKAMEDINL; from the coding sequence ATGAAAAAAAATTCTTCCGATTTTTGTTTTAGTAGCGAAAGAAAAGTTCAATTAATTGAATTTTTGGAAAATTTGAGCATTAATTTTAATGATTTTGATTTATTAAACACAGCATTGAGTCACTCATCGTACTCCAATGAATTGGATCAAAAATCTAGTAATAATGAGAGATTGGAATTTTTGGGAGATTCTGTGCTTAATTTGATTATCACAGATCATCTTTATAGAACTTACCCTAATAAAAGTGAAGGAGAGCTTAGCAAAGCTAGATCTTATATTGTTAGTGAAGATTCTCTGTCTAGTATTGCTAGAGAGATTGATCTTGGTTCCTATATTTTGCTTGGGAGAGGAGAAGAAAGTAATGACGGTCGCAATAAAAAAGGTATTCTTGCGGATGCTATTGAAGCTTTTGTAGGCGCTATTTATCTTGATAGTGGGTTTTCAATGGCAACAGACTTTGTGGTTGGGCTTTTTGACATGTATATAAGGCTCATGTTTAATAGGGGTGATTTTAAAGATTATAAGAGTTTATTACAAGAATATGTTCAAAAAAAATATAAAATCTCACCAAGCTATAAGCTAGATAAGGAAATAGGCCCAGATCATGACAAAGTTTTTTGTGTTGAACTTTATGTTGGCGAAAAGTTTATATCAAATGGAAAGGGTAAATCTAAAAAAGAGGCCGAAATGAGAGCAGCTGAAGTGGCTTTAAAAGCTATGGAAGACATTAATCTTTAA
- a CDS encoding 50S ribosomal protein L32, whose amino-acid sequence MAVPKFKPSKSRSRTRRSINMRKKIPQFQECSNCGTLGVRHRICLKCGYYRNNQYLEIGL is encoded by the coding sequence ATGGCTGTTCCAAAATTTAAGCCTTCAAAATCTAGGAGTAGAACAAGGCGTAGTATAAATATGAGAAAGAAAATCCCGCAATTTCAAGAATGCTCTAATTGTGGTACTCTTGGAGTAAGGCACAGAATATGTTTAAAATGTGGATATTATAGGAATAACCAATATCTAGAAATAGGTTTATAG
- the rimM gene encoding 16S rRNA-processing protein RimM (Essential for efficient processing of 16S rRNA), whose amino-acid sequence MFIKGVILSSYGVSGYAKVKSISTNFCDFVNLKNNKVLLKKSNSFPIEIKVVDVNVKGNSLFLKFEGINAPELVKPLIGFELWVDDSLASSLGEGEYYLGRLIGYTIVDGSRRLGEVVAFFESLNSVFLEVKVGVKFFFIPFLSVYIGNIDEREKTIELKVLDLLR is encoded by the coding sequence ATGTTTATTAAAGGCGTTATATTATCGTCTTATGGAGTTAGTGGATATGCTAAGGTTAAAAGCATATCCACTAATTTTTGTGATTTTGTTAACCTGAAAAACAACAAAGTTCTTTTAAAAAAGAGCAATAGTTTTCCTATTGAGATTAAAGTTGTAGATGTTAATGTGAAGGGTAATTCCTTGTTTTTGAAGTTTGAAGGGATTAATGCTCCAGAGTTAGTTAAGCCTTTAATTGGTTTTGAATTGTGGGTTGATGATTCTCTTGCATCGAGCTTGGGAGAGGGCGAATATTATTTGGGTAGATTGATTGGCTATACTATTGTTGATGGCAGTAGAAGGTTGGGGGAAGTTGTGGCTTTTTTTGAATCTTTGAATAGTGTATTTCTTGAGGTTAAAGTGGGAGTTAAATTTTTTTTTATTCCTTTTTTGAGTGTTTATATTGGCAATATAGATGAGAGAGAAAAAACAATTGAACTTAAGGTTTTAGATCTTTTAAGATGA
- a CDS encoding acyl carrier protein, whose product MDHDEIFSKVRSIISEQLDKKEDEITVDSRFVEDLSADSLDIYELLYLLEEAFDDKIPENEANEFETVGDVVNFIKKRKG is encoded by the coding sequence ATGGATCATGATGAAATTTTTAGTAAGGTTAGGTCTATTATATCTGAGCAACTTGATAAAAAAGAAGATGAGATTACTGTAGATTCTAGATTTGTTGAAGATCTTAGTGCAGATAGTCTTGATATTTATGAGCTTTTGTATTTACTTGAAGAGGCTTTTGATGATAAGATCCCAGAGAACGAAGCTAATGAATTTGAGACGGTAGGTGATGTTGTTAATTTTATTAAAAAGAGAAAAGGTTGA
- a CDS encoding 50S ribosomal protein L19, with protein sequence MDLIRKIEAQNKKNETFVFNVGDTVKVVYKIIEGSNERLQSFEGIIISFQNKGIGKTFLVRKISSGVGVEKIFPVYSPIIEKVEVLKRGKVRRAKLYYMRNRIGKAAMKIKERLNVKKVKH encoded by the coding sequence ATGGATTTGATAAGAAAAATTGAAGCTCAAAATAAGAAAAATGAGACTTTTGTCTTTAATGTGGGAGACACTGTGAAGGTTGTTTATAAAATCATTGAGGGTAGTAATGAAAGATTGCAGAGTTTTGAAGGAATTATCATTTCTTTTCAAAACAAGGGGATTGGCAAAACATTTTTGGTTAGAAAAATTTCTTCAGGAGTAGGTGTTGAAAAAATTTTCCCAGTATATTCTCCTATTATAGAAAAAGTTGAAGTTTTAAAAAGAGGAAAGGTTAGAAGAGCAAAGCTTTATTATATGAGGAATAGAATAGGTAAGGCTGCTATGAAGATTAAGGAACGTCTGAATGTTAAAAAAGTTAAACATTAG
- a CDS encoding phosphopantetheine adenylyltransferase → MKVAVFPGSFDPITWGHIDLIKRSSAIFDKVVVLVAKNKSKKYLLSDADRFSLTRDVILSLNFLNVFVDKYSGFIVDYALINSINFIVRGIRAFNDFDIEFERYLVNNKLDFKIDTIFLPSSAEYLYVRSDFVKELMTKKDVDLSHFVPELVSNRLKSKFIDK, encoded by the coding sequence ATGAAGGTAGCAGTTTTTCCAGGATCTTTTGATCCTATTACTTGGGGGCATATTGATTTGATTAAAAGATCATCGGCTATTTTTGACAAGGTTGTTGTTTTGGTAGCTAAAAACAAATCAAAAAAATATTTGCTAAGTGATGCAGATAGGTTTAGTCTTACAAGGGATGTTATTTTATCTTTAAATTTTTTAAATGTATTTGTAGATAAATACAGTGGATTTATTGTTGATTATGCATTAATTAATTCTATTAATTTTATTGTTAGGGGAATTAGAGCTTTTAATGATTTTGATATAGAGTTTGAGAGATACCTTGTTAATAATAAGCTAGATTTTAAAATTGATACTATATTTTTGCCAAGTAGTGCAGAATATTTGTACGTAAGGTCGGATTTTGTAAAAGAATTAATGACTAAAAAAGATGTTGATCTTTCTCATTTTGTTCCAGAATTGGTATCTAATAGATTGAAATCTAAGTTTATTGACAAATGA
- a CDS encoding elongation factor G, producing the protein MGIRNIGIMAHIDAGKTTTTERIIYYTGKSHKMGDVDSGNTVTDWMPQEQERGITISSAAITCYWKDCQINIIDTPGHVDFTAEVERSLRVLDGGVVIFSAVDGIQAQTETVWRQAEKYEIPRLAYVNKMDRLGANFFKVVGDIENKFKTIPLVLQIPIGNEGNFEGVVDIILNKELHFEMENGVPKLTYSQIREEFVEKTMFFKRKLIDTLSQFSEEITELFLEDKEIGLDVIKSEIRRGTISRFIVPVLMGTSLKNIGIEPLIDSIVDYLPSPFEKSFNAFSLDENKKILINPNENKKLSALVFKVQYSSVIAAHLYFVRVYSGEINSSQKIMNASNGKRERFTRIFRVFSNKNEQIDFVKTGDIGAVLGLKFSVTGDTLVEENNNVLLESVVFPEPVVLMSVEPERSSDELSLKEAFEIIAKEDPTFSYSESKETGQLLISGMGELHLEIILTRIKDEFNLNVHTGKPQVSYRESAGKIVKEIFEFNNIFASKNINFKIGIVIKPLSRGEGNKVNFECDIDSSIKSAILKGITTAFVSGVLGYPIIDISVSIFSMACETSKISEGAFESISGFAFHSIFQKSEPIKLEPIMLLEIRTPIEHTGEIISTLNVIGGIIHSVNNIEEYDLIKSEAAFEKLFGYTSILRSSTKGRGSFTMEFSYFKEKLS; encoded by the coding sequence ATGGGTATTAGGAATATTGGAATTATGGCTCATATCGATGCTGGCAAAACCACTACTACAGAGAGAATTATTTATTATACCGGTAAGAGTCATAAAATGGGGGATGTGGATTCTGGAAACACTGTTACAGATTGGATGCCTCAAGAGCAAGAGAGGGGAATTACGATTAGTTCGGCTGCTATTACTTGTTATTGGAAGGATTGTCAAATAAACATTATTGATACTCCAGGGCATGTTGATTTCACAGCGGAGGTTGAGAGATCTCTTAGAGTTCTTGATGGTGGTGTTGTTATTTTTAGTGCTGTTGATGGGATTCAGGCTCAAACAGAAACTGTGTGGAGACAGGCAGAAAAATATGAAATTCCACGACTTGCTTATGTTAATAAAATGGATAGACTAGGAGCTAATTTTTTTAAGGTTGTAGGAGATATTGAAAATAAGTTTAAAACCATTCCTTTAGTTTTGCAAATTCCAATTGGGAATGAAGGCAATTTTGAAGGAGTGGTTGATATTATTTTGAATAAAGAGCTTCATTTTGAAATGGAAAATGGAGTTCCAAAATTAACTTATAGTCAAATTAGAGAAGAATTTGTTGAAAAAACAATGTTTTTTAAGAGAAAATTAATAGACACTCTTAGTCAATTTAGTGAAGAAATTACCGAATTATTTCTTGAAGATAAAGAGATAGGTTTAGATGTTATTAAAAGTGAGATTAGAAGGGGTACTATTTCTAGATTTATTGTTCCTGTTTTAATGGGAACTAGTTTGAAAAATATTGGAATAGAACCTTTGATTGATTCAATTGTAGATTACTTGCCAAGTCCTTTTGAAAAAAGCTTTAATGCTTTTTCTTTGGATGAAAATAAAAAAATTTTAATTAATCCTAATGAGAATAAAAAGTTATCAGCGCTTGTTTTTAAAGTTCAATATTCAAGTGTAATTGCTGCGCATCTTTATTTTGTTAGAGTTTATTCTGGCGAGATTAATTCTAGTCAAAAAATTATGAATGCTTCAAATGGTAAGCGTGAAAGATTTACAAGAATTTTTAGAGTTTTTTCAAATAAAAATGAACAAATAGATTTTGTAAAAACAGGCGATATTGGTGCTGTTTTAGGATTAAAGTTTTCAGTTACAGGAGACACTCTTGTTGAAGAAAATAATAATGTTTTGCTTGAATCTGTAGTGTTTCCAGAGCCAGTTGTTTTAATGTCTGTTGAACCTGAAAGATCATCAGATGAGCTTAGCTTAAAGGAAGCTTTTGAAATAATAGCTAAAGAAGATCCCACTTTTAGTTATTCTGAGAGCAAAGAAACAGGACAACTACTTATATCTGGAATGGGTGAATTACATCTTGAGATTATTTTGACAAGAATTAAAGATGAATTTAATCTTAATGTTCATACTGGAAAACCTCAGGTGAGTTACAGAGAGAGTGCAGGTAAAATTGTAAAAGAAATTTTCGAGTTTAACAATATTTTTGCCAGCAAAAATATTAATTTTAAGATTGGAATTGTTATTAAACCTTTATCTCGGGGCGAGGGGAATAAAGTTAATTTTGAATGTGATATTGATTCTTCAATTAAGTCTGCAATATTGAAGGGAATTACAACCGCATTTGTAAGTGGAGTTCTTGGGTATCCTATTATTGATATTAGTGTTAGTATTTTTTCTATGGCTTGTGAGACCAGTAAAATTAGTGAGGGTGCTTTTGAATCAATTTCAGGATTTGCTTTTCATAGTATTTTTCAAAAATCAGAGCCAATTAAGCTTGAACCAATAATGTTGTTAGAGATTAGAACGCCTATTGAGCATACAGGAGAAATTATTTCTACATTAAATGTTATAGGGGGAATTATTCATTCAGTTAACAATATTGAAGAGTATGATTTAATAAAATCAGAGGCTGCTTTTGAGAAGCTTTTTGGATATACTTCTATTTTAAGAAGCTCTACTAAAGGAAGGGGTAGTTTTACTATGGAATTTTCTTATTTTAAAGAAAAATTAAGTTGA
- a CDS encoding signal recognition particle: protein MLENLGSNFKNFINYLSGKSTINDKNIAEAIEIIKSSLVDADVNLRVVRRFLNSIVEESRGLKVLRGVDPKSQFIKIVNDNLVKFLGGKNYELSLHPINKQSYILMLGLQGSGKTTTCAKLSLRLKRENRKVLLVAADTFRAAAVEQLKILGGQIGVPVFSLEGERDPIKIVKAAMRFAKSEFFDSVIVDTRGRLEVESLLIEEIKRIKDILQPSETILVVDSMMGQVAVNIAKEFNENVGLTGAIFSKLDSDTRGGAILSFKSICAVPIKFIGVGEKIEDLDSFYPERIASRILGMGDVVSLVEKMQSVVDKEEAIKLEEKISKASLNFEDYLSQFRRMRQVGGIANFLSFLPGASKSILNSSNLDEESFNKEEAIILSMTKKERINPVILNSPSRKKRIALGSGTTVFDVNKLIKKFSQTILIMKKMKNKDFQNKIASLLGK from the coding sequence ATGCTTGAAAATTTGGGGTCGAATTTTAAAAATTTTATAAACTATCTTTCTGGAAAATCTACAATAAATGACAAAAACATTGCAGAGGCTATTGAGATTATTAAAAGTTCTTTAGTTGATGCTGATGTTAACTTAAGAGTTGTAAGACGGTTTTTAAATTCCATAGTTGAAGAATCCAGAGGATTAAAAGTTTTAAGAGGTGTTGATCCTAAATCTCAGTTTATTAAAATTGTCAATGATAATCTTGTTAAGTTTTTGGGGGGCAAAAATTATGAGCTTAGCTTGCATCCTATTAATAAACAATCTTATATCCTTATGCTTGGGCTTCAGGGTTCTGGCAAAACTACAACGTGTGCTAAGCTTTCTTTAAGGCTTAAAAGAGAAAATAGAAAGGTGCTTCTTGTAGCTGCTGACACATTTAGAGCAGCTGCTGTAGAGCAGTTGAAAATATTGGGTGGTCAAATAGGTGTTCCAGTATTTTCACTTGAAGGTGAAAGGGATCCTATTAAAATTGTTAAAGCAGCTATGAGGTTTGCTAAATCTGAGTTTTTTGATTCTGTAATAGTTGATACTAGAGGACGACTTGAAGTTGAATCTTTGTTGATTGAAGAGATAAAAAGAATCAAGGATATTTTGCAACCCTCAGAAACCATTTTAGTTGTAGATTCTATGATGGGGCAAGTTGCGGTAAATATTGCTAAGGAATTTAATGAAAATGTTGGTCTTACTGGTGCAATATTTTCTAAGCTTGATTCAGATACTAGAGGAGGTGCTATACTCTCATTCAAGAGTATTTGTGCAGTTCCTATTAAATTTATTGGGGTTGGAGAAAAGATTGAAGATCTTGATTCCTTTTATCCAGAAAGAATTGCTTCTAGAATTCTTGGCATGGGGGATGTTGTTAGTCTTGTAGAGAAGATGCAAAGTGTTGTTGACAAGGAAGAGGCTATTAAGCTTGAAGAGAAAATCAGTAAAGCTAGTTTAAATTTTGAAGACTATCTAAGTCAATTTAGACGTATGAGGCAAGTGGGAGGGATTGCTAATTTTTTAAGTTTTTTACCAGGTGCTTCAAAGTCAATATTGAATAGTAGCAATTTAGATGAAGAAAGTTTTAACAAAGAAGAAGCTATTATTCTTTCTATGACTAAAAAAGAAAGGATAAATCCGGTGATTTTGAACAGTCCTTCAAGAAAAAAAAGAATAGCTTTGGGAAGTGGAACAACTGTTTTTGATGTTAATAAACTCATAAAAAAGTTTAGTCAAACAATTTTGATTATGAAAAAAATGAAAAATAAAGATTTTCAAAATAAGATTGCATCCCTTTTGGGAAAATAA
- a CDS encoding 30S ribosomal protein S16 — MSVKIRLKRMGAKKRPYYRIVVMDSASPRDGRAIEELGYYHPVEKQNQIKIKEDRMKDWISKGAIPSDTVRMLLNKNNLNLKSQEV, encoded by the coding sequence TTGAGCGTTAAGATAAGATTGAAAAGGATGGGAGCTAAAAAAAGGCCTTATTATAGAATTGTAGTGATGGATTCTGCTTCTCCTAGAGATGGTAGAGCGATTGAAGAACTTGGTTATTATCATCCTGTTGAGAAACAGAATCAAATAAAAATTAAGGAAGATCGGATGAAGGATTGGATAAGTAAAGGAGCAATTCCGAGTGATACAGTGAGAATGCTTTTGAATAAAAACAACTTGAATTTGAAAAGTCAGGAGGTTTAG